The Neofelis nebulosa isolate mNeoNeb1 chromosome 16, mNeoNeb1.pri, whole genome shotgun sequence genome includes a window with the following:
- the PSMC3IP gene encoding homologous-pairing protein 2 homolog, producing MSKGRAEAAAGAPGILLRYLQEQNRPYSAQDVFGNLQREHGLGKAAVVKALEQLAQQGKIKEKMYGKQKIYFADQDQFEMVSDADLQGLDTKIVALTAKVQSLQQSCRHMEAELKELTSALTTPEMQKEIQELKKECAGYRQRLKNIKAATNHVTPEEKEQVYRERQKYCKEWRKRKRMATELSDAILEGYPKSKKQFFEEVGIETDEDYNVKLPDP from the exons ATGAGTAAAGGCCGGGCCGAGGCTGCGGCGGGAG CCCCCGGGATTCTCCTGAGATACCTGCAGGAGCAGAACCGGCCCTACAGCGCCCAGGACGTGTTCGGGAACCTGCAGCGGGAACATGGACTGGGCAAGGCG GCGGTGGTGAAGGCGCTGGAGCAGCTGGCCCAACAAGGCAAAATCAAAGAGAAGATGTACGGCAAGCAGAAGATCTATTTTGCGGACCAG GACCAGTTCGAGATGGTGAGTGACGCTGACCTCCAAGGCCTGGACACCAAAATCGTGGCCCTCACTGCCAAGGTGCAGAGCCTCCAGCAGAGCTGCCGCCACATGGAGGCTG AGCTGAAGGAGTTAACTAGTGCCCTGACCACACCGGAGATGCAGAAAGAGATCCAGGAGTTGAAGAAGGAATGTGCTGGCTACAGACAGAGACTGAAGAACATCAAAGCAGCCACCAACCACGTGACtccagaagagaaagagcag GTgtacagagagaggcagaagtaCTGCAAGGAATGGAGGAAGCGGAAGAGGATG GCAACAGAACTGTCTGATGCGATCCTTGAAGGATACCCCAAGAGCAAGAAGCAGTTCTTT GAGGAAGTTGGGATAGAGACCGATGAAGATTACAACGTGAAGCTCCCAGACCCTTGA
- the MLX gene encoding max-like protein X isoform X1, with the protein MRGPCPALRLSFVGWWVWVTWKCLASSSRQGARPLAGFRFGGSEMTEPVASPDDPWVKASPAGAHAGEGRAGRAHARGGSRRLGDSLQFPKVPPPSGPRGCREDSPHPARAKVEYAYSDNSLDPGLFVESTRKGSVVSRANSIGSTSASSVPNTDDEDSDYHQESYKESYKDRRRRAHTQAEQKRRDAIKRGYDDLQTIVPTCQQQDFSIGSQKLSKAIVLQKTIDYIQFLHKEKKKQEEEVSMLRKDVTALKIMKVNYEQIVKAHQDNPHEGEDQVSDQVKFNVFQGIMDSLFQSFNASISVASFQELSACVFSWIEEHCKPQTLREIVIGVLHQLKNQLY; encoded by the exons ATGCGCGGGCCGTGCCCCGCCCTCCGCCTCTCGTTCGTGGGTTGGTGGGTTTGGGTCACGTGGAAGTGCCTCGCCTCTTCCTCGCGGCAGGGGGCCCGCCCGCTGGCTGGTTTCCGGTTCGGTGGGTCGGAGATGACGGAGCCGGTCGCCTCTCCGGACGACCCCTGGGTCAAGGCAAGCCCCGCGGGCGCGCACGCCGGCGAGGGGAGGGCGGGTCGGGCTCATGCACGTGGGGGGTCCCGAAGACTAGGGGATTCCCTGCAGTTCCCAAAGGTCCCCCCGCCCTCCGGGCCCCGGGGCTGCAGAGAAGACAGCCCTCACCCTGCGCGTGCCAAG GTGGAGTATGCCTACAGTGACAACAGCCTGGACCCCG GGCTTTTTGTAGAAAGTACCCGAAAGGGGAGTGTAGTGTCCAGAGCTAATAGCATCGGTTCCACCAGTGCCTCTTCTGTCCCCAATACAG ATGACGAGGACAGTGATTACCACCAGGAGTCCTACAAGGAGTCCTACAAGGACCGGCGGCGGCGAGCACATACTCAGGCTGAGCAGAAGAGGAGAGACGCCATCAAG AGAGGCTATGATGACCTCCAGACCATCGTCCCCACCTGCCAGCAGCAGGACTTCTCCATTGGCTCCCAAAAGCTCAGCAAAGCCATCGTTCTACAGAAGA CTATTGACTACATCCAGTTTTTgcacaaggagaagaaaaagcaggaggaggaggtgtCCATGCTACGCAAGGACGTCACGGCCCTAAAGATCATGAAAGT CAACTATGAGCAGATTGTGAAGGCACACCAGGACAACCCCCATGAGGGAGAAGACCAGGTCTCTGACCAAGTCAAGTTCAATGTGTTTCAAGGCATCATGGACTCACTGTTCCAGTCCTTCAATGCCTCTATCTCCGTGGCCAGTTTCCAGGAGCTGTCAGCCTGTGTCTTCAGCTGGATTGAGGAGCACTGTAAGCCTCAG ACCCTACGGGAGATTGTGATTGGCGTCTTGCACCAATTGAAGAACCAGCTGTACTGA
- the MLX gene encoding max-like protein X isoform X2, whose translation MRGPCPALRLSFVGWWVWVTWKCLASSSRQGARPLAGFRFGGSEMTEPVASPDDPWVKVEYAYSDNSLDPGLFVESTRKGSVVSRANSIGSTSASSVPNTDDEDSDYHQESYKESYKDRRRRAHTQAEQKRRDAIKRGYDDLQTIVPTCQQQDFSIGSQKLSKAIVLQKTIDYIQFLHKEKKKQEEEVSMLRKDVTALKIMKVNYEQIVKAHQDNPHEGEDQVSDQVKFNVFQGIMDSLFQSFNASISVASFQELSACVFSWIEEHCKPQTLREIVIGVLHQLKNQLY comes from the exons ATGCGCGGGCCGTGCCCCGCCCTCCGCCTCTCGTTCGTGGGTTGGTGGGTTTGGGTCACGTGGAAGTGCCTCGCCTCTTCCTCGCGGCAGGGGGCCCGCCCGCTGGCTGGTTTCCGGTTCGGTGGGTCGGAGATGACGGAGCCGGTCGCCTCTCCGGACGACCCCTGGGTCAAG GTGGAGTATGCCTACAGTGACAACAGCCTGGACCCCG GGCTTTTTGTAGAAAGTACCCGAAAGGGGAGTGTAGTGTCCAGAGCTAATAGCATCGGTTCCACCAGTGCCTCTTCTGTCCCCAATACAG ATGACGAGGACAGTGATTACCACCAGGAGTCCTACAAGGAGTCCTACAAGGACCGGCGGCGGCGAGCACATACTCAGGCTGAGCAGAAGAGGAGAGACGCCATCAAG AGAGGCTATGATGACCTCCAGACCATCGTCCCCACCTGCCAGCAGCAGGACTTCTCCATTGGCTCCCAAAAGCTCAGCAAAGCCATCGTTCTACAGAAGA CTATTGACTACATCCAGTTTTTgcacaaggagaagaaaaagcaggaggaggaggtgtCCATGCTACGCAAGGACGTCACGGCCCTAAAGATCATGAAAGT CAACTATGAGCAGATTGTGAAGGCACACCAGGACAACCCCCATGAGGGAGAAGACCAGGTCTCTGACCAAGTCAAGTTCAATGTGTTTCAAGGCATCATGGACTCACTGTTCCAGTCCTTCAATGCCTCTATCTCCGTGGCCAGTTTCCAGGAGCTGTCAGCCTGTGTCTTCAGCTGGATTGAGGAGCACTGTAAGCCTCAG ACCCTACGGGAGATTGTGATTGGCGTCTTGCACCAATTGAAGAACCAGCTGTACTGA
- the MLX gene encoding max-like protein X isoform X4 encodes MRGPCPALRLSFVGWWVWVTWKCLASSSRQGARPLAGFRFGGSEMTEPVASPDDPWVKVEYAYSDNSLDPDDEDSDYHQESYKESYKDRRRRAHTQAEQKRRDAIKRGYDDLQTIVPTCQQQDFSIGSQKLSKAIVLQKTIDYIQFLHKEKKKQEEEVSMLRKDVTALKIMKVNYEQIVKAHQDNPHEGEDQVSDQVKFNVFQGIMDSLFQSFNASISVASFQELSACVFSWIEEHCKPQTLREIVIGVLHQLKNQLY; translated from the exons ATGCGCGGGCCGTGCCCCGCCCTCCGCCTCTCGTTCGTGGGTTGGTGGGTTTGGGTCACGTGGAAGTGCCTCGCCTCTTCCTCGCGGCAGGGGGCCCGCCCGCTGGCTGGTTTCCGGTTCGGTGGGTCGGAGATGACGGAGCCGGTCGCCTCTCCGGACGACCCCTGGGTCAAG GTGGAGTATGCCTACAGTGACAACAGCCTGGACCCCG ATGACGAGGACAGTGATTACCACCAGGAGTCCTACAAGGAGTCCTACAAGGACCGGCGGCGGCGAGCACATACTCAGGCTGAGCAGAAGAGGAGAGACGCCATCAAG AGAGGCTATGATGACCTCCAGACCATCGTCCCCACCTGCCAGCAGCAGGACTTCTCCATTGGCTCCCAAAAGCTCAGCAAAGCCATCGTTCTACAGAAGA CTATTGACTACATCCAGTTTTTgcacaaggagaagaaaaagcaggaggaggaggtgtCCATGCTACGCAAGGACGTCACGGCCCTAAAGATCATGAAAGT CAACTATGAGCAGATTGTGAAGGCACACCAGGACAACCCCCATGAGGGAGAAGACCAGGTCTCTGACCAAGTCAAGTTCAATGTGTTTCAAGGCATCATGGACTCACTGTTCCAGTCCTTCAATGCCTCTATCTCCGTGGCCAGTTTCCAGGAGCTGTCAGCCTGTGTCTTCAGCTGGATTGAGGAGCACTGTAAGCCTCAG ACCCTACGGGAGATTGTGATTGGCGTCTTGCACCAATTGAAGAACCAGCTGTACTGA
- the MLX gene encoding max-like protein X isoform X3 produces the protein MRGPCPALRLSFVGWWVWVTWKCLASSSRQGARPLAGFRFGGSEMTEPVASPDDPWVKVEYAYSDNSLDPGLFVESTRKGSVVSRANSIGSTSASSVPNTDDEDSDYHQESYKESYKDRRRRAHTQAEQKRRDAIKRGYDDLQTIVPTCQQQDFSIGSQKLSKAIVLQKTIDYIQFLHKEKKKQEEEVSMLRKDVTALKIMKVNYEQIVKAHQDNPHEGEDQVSDQVKFNVFQGIMDSLFQSFNASISVASFQELSACVFSWIEEHCKPQAGI, from the exons ATGCGCGGGCCGTGCCCCGCCCTCCGCCTCTCGTTCGTGGGTTGGTGGGTTTGGGTCACGTGGAAGTGCCTCGCCTCTTCCTCGCGGCAGGGGGCCCGCCCGCTGGCTGGTTTCCGGTTCGGTGGGTCGGAGATGACGGAGCCGGTCGCCTCTCCGGACGACCCCTGGGTCAAG GTGGAGTATGCCTACAGTGACAACAGCCTGGACCCCG GGCTTTTTGTAGAAAGTACCCGAAAGGGGAGTGTAGTGTCCAGAGCTAATAGCATCGGTTCCACCAGTGCCTCTTCTGTCCCCAATACAG ATGACGAGGACAGTGATTACCACCAGGAGTCCTACAAGGAGTCCTACAAGGACCGGCGGCGGCGAGCACATACTCAGGCTGAGCAGAAGAGGAGAGACGCCATCAAG AGAGGCTATGATGACCTCCAGACCATCGTCCCCACCTGCCAGCAGCAGGACTTCTCCATTGGCTCCCAAAAGCTCAGCAAAGCCATCGTTCTACAGAAGA CTATTGACTACATCCAGTTTTTgcacaaggagaagaaaaagcaggaggaggaggtgtCCATGCTACGCAAGGACGTCACGGCCCTAAAGATCATGAAAGT CAACTATGAGCAGATTGTGAAGGCACACCAGGACAACCCCCATGAGGGAGAAGACCAGGTCTCTGACCAAGTCAAGTTCAATGTGTTTCAAGGCATCATGGACTCACTGTTCCAGTCCTTCAATGCCTCTATCTCCGTGGCCAGTTTCCAGGAGCTGTCAGCCTGTGTCTTCAGCTGGATTGAGGAGCACTGTAAGCCTCAG GCAGGTATCTGA